One part of the Thermococcus radiotolerans genome encodes these proteins:
- a CDS encoding radical SAM/SPASM domain-containing protein has product MKAPKTIKEPFPNAMNPSADIKGVKSEEGGSQLTTALKAFKLILGNPIARALIRPSLKKYEINGRELPALYWALSIYAGESINAPMMVRFQADTIKLLLKLGIKLARGDEEAVKEALLRDPHIRRGIWVVLEGIAKYGVTVPQRLAGPFLIVWNFTNMCNFRCQHCYQRADKPLPSELSLEEKLSLVDQLDKAGVAAVALSGGEPTIHPHFLRIVKELSSRGIHTSVATNGWTFAKREELEKAVKAGIKYVEVSVDSAKPEKHDEFRGIPGAWEHAVKALENAVELGLSHGMATIMDKETYQEIDDILDLAESIGVKRVIFFNLVPTGRAEDMVKVDLSPEEREEFMKEVYRQMKKRKLEILTTAPQYARVTLLMSQGKSVTPAHFYIGENNSVKTLAEFIGGCGAGRIYAGIEPDGTVVPCVFLPLPVGNVRNRPFKEIWENSRIFSILRDRDSWEGQCGKCPYKYICGGCRARAYHYTLDLRGDDPGCIINKSLWAEIIQYGKPKGLTEVNWVDESVVLRGPSLYVPSYYRAVEIVGQKIATKTSRKQMVHA; this is encoded by the coding sequence ATGAAAGCCCCAAAAACAATAAAGGAACCCTTTCCAAACGCGATGAACCCCTCAGCGGATATTAAGGGCGTTAAATCTGAAGAAGGAGGAAGTCAGCTCACCACCGCGCTGAAGGCCTTCAAGCTCATCCTCGGGAATCCAATAGCGAGGGCACTCATAAGGCCGAGCCTTAAAAAGTATGAAATCAACGGGCGTGAGCTCCCAGCCCTCTACTGGGCCCTCAGCATCTACGCAGGCGAGAGCATAAACGCGCCGATGATGGTGCGCTTCCAGGCAGACACGATAAAGCTCCTGCTCAAACTCGGTATAAAGCTCGCCCGGGGCGACGAGGAGGCCGTCAAGGAAGCCCTGCTGAGGGATCCCCACATAAGGCGCGGAATATGGGTCGTCCTCGAGGGCATAGCGAAGTACGGCGTTACAGTTCCCCAGCGCCTCGCTGGGCCTTTCCTCATCGTCTGGAACTTCACCAACATGTGCAACTTCCGCTGTCAGCACTGCTACCAGAGAGCGGATAAACCGCTACCGAGCGAGCTCAGCCTCGAGGAGAAGCTGAGCCTCGTTGACCAGCTTGATAAGGCAGGGGTTGCGGCAGTTGCCTTGAGCGGAGGAGAGCCAACGATACACCCACACTTCCTCAGAATCGTCAAGGAGCTGTCGAGCAGGGGGATACACACCTCAGTTGCCACGAACGGTTGGACTTTCGCCAAGAGGGAGGAGCTTGAAAAGGCCGTCAAGGCGGGAATTAAGTACGTTGAGGTAAGCGTCGATTCCGCAAAACCCGAGAAGCACGACGAGTTCCGCGGAATTCCCGGCGCGTGGGAGCACGCGGTAAAGGCCCTTGAAAACGCAGTGGAGCTCGGGCTAAGCCACGGAATGGCCACGATAATGGACAAGGAGACATACCAAGAGATAGACGACATACTCGACCTGGCGGAAAGCATCGGAGTGAAGCGCGTCATCTTCTTCAACCTCGTGCCCACTGGCAGGGCCGAGGATATGGTTAAGGTGGACCTCTCACCGGAGGAGCGCGAAGAGTTCATGAAAGAAGTCTACCGCCAGATGAAGAAGCGGAAGCTTGAGATACTCACGACAGCACCGCAGTACGCGCGCGTTACCCTGCTGATGAGCCAGGGGAAGAGCGTTACGCCGGCGCATTTCTACATAGGCGAGAACAACTCGGTGAAAACGCTCGCCGAGTTCATCGGTGGGTGCGGTGCGGGCAGGATTTACGCGGGAATAGAGCCGGACGGAACCGTCGTTCCCTGCGTCTTCCTTCCGTTGCCCGTTGGAAACGTCAGGAACAGGCCGTTCAAGGAGATATGGGAGAACAGCAGGATATTCAGCATACTCCGCGACAGGGATAGCTGGGAGGGCCAGTGTGGAAAGTGCCCCTACAAGTACATCTGCGGCGGCTGTCGCGCGAGGGCCTATCACTACACGCTCGATTTAAGGGGCGACGACCCGGGATGCATAATCAACAAGAGTCTGTGGGCGGAGATAATCCAATACGGCAAGCCGAAGGGGCTCACAGAAGTCAACTGGGTAGATGAGAGTGTTGTCCTCCGCGGGCCAAGCCTCTACGTGCCAAGCTATTACAGAGCAGTTGAGATCGTCGGCCAGAAGATTGCCACAAAAACCAGTAGGAAACAAATGGTTCACGCATGA
- a CDS encoding GbsR/MarR family transcriptional regulator, with the protein MSSSGKKFIEIVERIMIRWGYSATEGKIYAILLLSDRPMTITELAKETGLSRSSISVALSRLVREYLVTCRREGKTKYFTAVPAFLEKFLRQPRETLEREVRPLEDIVKSMIEKSDDGTRPRLEAILDDLKKLECVLELIIRLEEEESECLTNR; encoded by the coding sequence ATGAGCAGCAGTGGGAAAAAGTTCATCGAGATTGTGGAACGAATCATGATTCGATGGGGATACAGCGCGACGGAGGGAAAAATCTATGCCATCCTATTACTCTCGGACAGACCAATGACGATAACCGAGCTCGCGAAAGAAACGGGTTTAAGTCGCTCCTCAATATCCGTTGCGTTAAGCCGCCTCGTGAGGGAATACCTCGTAACCTGCAGGAGAGAAGGCAAGACTAAGTACTTTACCGCGGTTCCTGCCTTTCTGGAGAAATTCCTTCGCCAGCCAAGGGAGACACTTGAACGCGAGGTTCGTCCCTTGGAGGATATCGTTAAGTCCATGATTGAAAAAAGCGACGATGGTACAAGACCCCGTCTGGAGGCCATTCTCGACGACCTGAAAAAGCTTGAGTGCGTCCTCGAACTGATTATACGACTGGAAGAAGAGGAAAGTGAGTGCCTCACGAACAGGTGA
- a CDS encoding putative zinc-binding protein gives METPKVCLITCGNSLSEIIVLEALKEVGSEVALCPLSAVVGGVSDILGLLKEARYVMVVDSCSEACAKKLIDGLRIRYDEYLNLEEKLGIKTPCYTSPSGEVVDDIGLAAAYLIERIEEVLKEL, from the coding sequence ATGGAGACTCCCAAAGTGTGTTTGATAACGTGTGGGAACTCCCTCTCCGAAATAATTGTCCTCGAGGCGCTTAAGGAGGTAGGCAGTGAAGTTGCGCTCTGTCCCCTGAGTGCTGTCGTCGGTGGAGTGTCCGACATCCTTGGACTTTTGAAGGAAGCAAGGTACGTGATGGTGGTTGATTCCTGTTCCGAGGCGTGTGCCAAGAAGCTCATTGATGGTCTCAGGATACGCTATGACGAATATCTCAATCTTGAGGAAAAGCTCGGCATCAAAACACCCTGCTATACTAGTCCCTCCGGTGAGGTCGTGGACGACATTGGCCTGGCGGCTGCGTACCTGATAGAAAGGATTGAGGAAGTCCTCAAGGAGCTCTAA
- a CDS encoding 4Fe-4S dicluster domain-containing protein, with protein MSGGEAPIIGKDALGRPVKDLSVIPWWGVDRKDIEWYPKINYDKCAGCGLCFVTCGRRVFEWDPDNAKPIVARPYNCMVGCSTCAMLCPCDAIEFPDKAYLRRWVARARVVKKAFEIVDSIMPKNHLSEEEIKSTPEG; from the coding sequence ATGTCCGGAGGAGAAGCTCCCATAATAGGGAAGGATGCACTTGGAAGGCCAGTTAAAGATCTGAGCGTTATCCCCTGGTGGGGAGTTGATCGAAAGGATATAGAATGGTATCCCAAGATAAACTACGACAAATGTGCGGGATGCGGTCTTTGCTTCGTAACGTGCGGAAGAAGGGTGTTCGAATGGGACCCGGACAATGCAAAACCCATCGTTGCAAGGCCCTACAACTGTATGGTAGGATGCAGCACCTGCGCCATGCTCTGTCCCTGTGATGCCATAGAATTCCCCGACAAAGCCTATCTGAGGAGATGGGTGGCAAGAGCGAGGGTGGTGAAAAAAGCCTTTGAAATCGTTGATTCCATAATGCCCAAGAACCACCTGAGCGAAGAGGAGATCAAGAGCACCCCGGAAGGGTGA
- a CDS encoding SufB/SufD family protein has translation MTIKIDLTKEYEALVEAYQREGLDTSLFGDRIAAIIISGDRIIGLNNVPGVEIRGEEIGNGVRAEVKIADNIGLPFPIHLCTGYLGNEGYQRVLFDIRVGKNSKVRFTSHCIFPYAKDFTHEAVTMIKIGEGSSVLYDDEHVHGEGVRMVGKTEVSVGRNARYTGRFTLTKHRARELKLEMVARLGERAVLELESKAKAVKDDAVEIKEVAYLEGAHSRANLRSTVIAFDRAKVNVVNEAYGLGDYAKGHIECHEIVKGDADVQTVPLLRVKNDKAELTHEASIGRINEAQLIQLMAKGLTEDEAAELIIKGLLGE, from the coding sequence ATGACGATAAAAATTGACCTCACCAAGGAATACGAGGCGCTGGTTGAGGCCTACCAACGGGAAGGTCTCGACACCTCTCTTTTCGGGGACAGGATAGCGGCGATAATCATCAGCGGGGACAGAATCATCGGCCTCAACAACGTTCCGGGGGTTGAGATAAGGGGCGAGGAGATTGGGAACGGGGTTAGGGCTGAAGTTAAAATCGCGGACAACATTGGGCTTCCCTTTCCCATACATCTCTGCACCGGCTACCTGGGTAACGAGGGCTACCAGAGGGTTCTCTTTGACATAAGGGTTGGCAAAAACTCGAAGGTCAGGTTCACTTCCCACTGCATCTTTCCCTATGCCAAAGACTTCACCCACGAAGCCGTGACGATGATAAAAATCGGGGAAGGTTCAAGCGTGCTCTATGACGATGAGCACGTCCACGGCGAGGGCGTGAGGATGGTTGGTAAGACTGAAGTGAGCGTTGGCAGGAATGCCCGCTACACGGGGAGGTTCACCCTGACAAAGCACAGGGCAAGGGAGCTGAAGCTTGAGATGGTCGCGAGGCTCGGTGAGAGGGCAGTTCTTGAGCTTGAGTCGAAGGCCAAGGCAGTTAAGGACGATGCGGTTGAGATAAAGGAAGTCGCCTACCTGGAAGGAGCCCACTCAAGGGCAAACCTGAGGAGCACGGTCATAGCCTTTGACAGGGCGAAGGTCAACGTTGTAAACGAGGCCTACGGCCTCGGCGACTACGCAAAGGGCCACATTGAGTGCCACGAGATTGTTAAGGGTGATGCCGACGTCCAAACCGTTCCCCTGCTGAGGGTGAAGAACGATAAGGCCGAGCTCACGCACGAGGCCTCGATAGGCAGGATAAACGAGGCCCAGCTCATCCAGCTCATGGCCAAGGGCCTAACCGAGGACGAGGCGGCGGAGCTCATAATAAAGGGCCTCCTCGGAGAATGA
- a CDS encoding NifB/NifX family molybdenum-iron cluster-binding protein produces MRIAVPAMDDRGLESEVSGHFGRAKYFVFVEVEDGKIKDSKVVEVPFEEHGAGDLPRFVKEHGGDVVLAYGMGPKAVSFFNELGIEVVTGAYGRIRDVVEAFIHQVLEVDPYWKEKIEREKAREGWKKHSH; encoded by the coding sequence ATGAGAATAGCTGTTCCAGCGATGGATGACAGGGGCCTGGAAAGCGAAGTTAGCGGGCATTTTGGAAGGGCGAAGTACTTCGTCTTCGTGGAGGTGGAGGATGGCAAAATAAAGGATTCCAAGGTCGTTGAGGTTCCCTTCGAGGAGCACGGGGCCGGCGACCTTCCGAGGTTCGTCAAGGAGCACGGCGGAGATGTTGTCCTTGCCTACGGAATGGGCCCCAAAGCGGTCTCCTTCTTCAACGAGCTTGGTATAGAGGTTGTTACTGGAGCCTACGGGAGAATCAGGGACGTTGTTGAGGCCTTCATACACCAGGTTCTTGAGGTTGACCCCTACTGGAAGGAGAAGATAGAGCGCGAAAAGGCAAGAGAGGGATGGAAGAAGCACAGTCATTGA
- a CDS encoding sulfite exporter TauE/SafE family protein: protein MFGMVILTYILASVFAIAGMGATGVLIPNYIAMGLGVHAAMLLGLTQNTAELTVATAMNWRKSLIEWRKVAGVFVPAALFVPLGAYVNVHIPRVLVLVAFALFLLFALYRMLSSGVAEGGDGWKIYALGAVEGFTAGLIGMDAAPIALIAFSYLFRNPKKVSANTAATALGVSGVTLLTYALLLPRIPIATGTLIAVGTAGFLGGITGSLLMHRIKPLYVRYTMLAILSLALVEIVMKIFEANVSETLHVLSVGAVVGAFLAFLYGMGRRAGRKASPAP, encoded by the coding sequence ATGTTTGGGATGGTGATACTCACCTACATCCTCGCGAGCGTATTCGCGATAGCTGGAATGGGAGCGACGGGAGTGCTCATACCCAACTACATAGCCATGGGGCTGGGCGTTCACGCGGCCATGCTGCTCGGGCTGACGCAGAACACGGCGGAGCTGACCGTGGCAACCGCCATGAACTGGAGGAAAAGCCTCATAGAATGGAGGAAGGTTGCGGGGGTCTTCGTCCCCGCGGCGCTCTTCGTGCCTTTGGGGGCGTACGTGAACGTTCACATTCCGAGGGTCCTCGTGCTGGTGGCCTTTGCTCTGTTCCTGCTCTTCGCCCTCTACCGCATGCTCTCCAGCGGGGTGGCGGAAGGCGGAGACGGCTGGAAAATCTACGCGCTCGGGGCCGTCGAGGGCTTCACCGCGGGCCTCATAGGCATGGACGCGGCGCCAATAGCGCTCATAGCCTTCTCGTACCTCTTCAGAAACCCGAAGAAGGTCTCGGCGAACACAGCGGCAACTGCACTCGGAGTTTCGGGCGTTACCCTGCTGACGTACGCCCTCCTGCTCCCGAGGATACCCATAGCGACTGGAACCCTCATAGCCGTCGGGACTGCTGGCTTCCTCGGCGGGATAACGGGCTCGCTCCTGATGCACAGGATAAAGCCACTCTACGTCCGCTACACGATGCTGGCAATACTCTCGCTGGCCCTCGTTGAGATTGTGATGAAAATATTCGAGGCGAACGTGTCCGAGACGCTCCACGTGCTCAGCGTGGGGGCCGTGGTGGGTGCCTTCCTGGCCTTCCTGTACGGAATGGGAAGGCGCGCGGGGAGAAAGGCCTCCCCCGCCCCGTGA
- a CDS encoding arsenic resistance protein: MVEMKIVKFLKEKMTYIVFTLIILSSYAGVHHRDVFLSLKWTLPIALFMMLFQPMVFMDIRKAFTTRTEIKTKYLAALTAFYVLLFPALTWLLLKFWFVVMPNTDPRLLAGIVLISLAPLPSSAPAFTNLAGGKFQLTLVGVVWTFILSLFVMPVYAKLLLHTLIKVPTWLLLKSLVLYIIVPLVAGQLTKYAVLRWKGKNALMKLKEPLVGLSLLGMYWMITVVFGINGKIIAERPEIIVVGALIMNAYFLVRAAVAYFTGKALGFPLEHIISLVYSTGSNMTLATAMAIGTFGSLAAVGTALGGPFSDMILMILFVRLFAILRARRIYTEDEETNGDGE; this comes from the coding sequence ATGGTTGAGATGAAAATTGTAAAGTTCCTGAAGGAGAAGATGACCTACATCGTCTTCACTCTCATCATCCTATCGAGCTACGCCGGCGTTCATCACAGGGATGTCTTCCTGTCCCTCAAATGGACGCTGCCGATTGCGCTCTTCATGATGCTCTTCCAGCCGATGGTCTTCATGGACATAAGAAAGGCGTTCACGACGAGAACCGAGATAAAGACGAAGTATCTCGCGGCATTGACAGCCTTCTACGTCCTCCTCTTCCCAGCTTTGACGTGGCTTCTCCTCAAGTTCTGGTTTGTGGTAATGCCGAACACTGACCCGAGGCTGCTCGCGGGGATCGTGCTGATAAGCCTCGCTCCACTTCCAAGCTCTGCTCCAGCATTCACGAACCTCGCGGGCGGGAAGTTCCAGCTGACGCTCGTCGGCGTCGTGTGGACGTTCATCCTCTCGCTTTTCGTCATGCCCGTCTACGCCAAGCTGCTCCTCCACACGCTCATAAAAGTCCCCACGTGGCTGCTCCTCAAGTCGCTCGTCCTCTACATCATAGTGCCCCTCGTGGCGGGCCAGCTAACGAAGTACGCGGTTCTGAGGTGGAAGGGAAAGAATGCCCTCATGAAGCTCAAGGAGCCCCTTGTGGGCCTCTCGCTCCTCGGCATGTACTGGATGATAACCGTGGTCTTCGGCATAAACGGGAAGATAATAGCCGAGAGGCCGGAGATTATAGTTGTCGGAGCGCTCATAATGAACGCCTACTTCCTCGTCCGCGCGGCCGTGGCTTACTTCACCGGAAAGGCGCTTGGCTTCCCATTGGAGCACATCATATCGCTCGTGTATTCAACCGGCTCCAACATGACCCTCGCGACGGCGATGGCAATAGGGACGTTTGGTTCTCTCGCGGCCGTTGGAACCGCCTTAGGAGGCCCTTTCAGCGACATGATACTCATGATACTCTTCGTAAGGCTCTTTGCCATACTGAGGGCAAGGCGTATATACACAGAGGACGAAGAAACCAATGGAGATGGGGAATGA
- the dmpI gene encoding 4-oxalocrotonate tautomerase DmpI, with translation MAMPTIIIEGPKADVETKRELVRRITNVVREIYKVHHVSVVIHENEPENVGVDGELLADIIARRKG, from the coding sequence ATGGCAATGCCGACGATAATAATTGAAGGGCCCAAAGCCGATGTTGAAACTAAGAGGGAGCTCGTGAGGAGAATAACCAACGTAGTCAGGGAGATCTACAAGGTGCACCACGTGAGCGTGGTAATTCATGAGAACGAGCCCGAGAACGTGGGCGTTGATGGGGAGCTTCTCGCGGATATAATAGCAAGGAGAAAGGGTTAA
- a CDS encoding sulfite exporter TauE/SafE family protein, with translation MNYPELALIAFILSIVFSIGGVGSAVAIVPVMGWLGIPLMTAKPTGLFINTLSMFSATLKNIRHGKLDHRFGLPILIVATIMAPFGAYAGKFIPRVYVLWVFVAFLLYSGTMMIFFKPKRRGSGGNHIVEGSLIGGIAGFLGGLLGVGGGGIISPALIMLGYEPKKVAATTALVVFFSSLSGFLTYWGMGTLDWELLLWVSVPAIAGGWLGTHLMHFKMSSEQVKKAIGLIMYLIALKTLLVAMG, from the coding sequence ATGAACTACCCGGAGTTAGCGCTCATAGCCTTCATCCTCAGTATCGTTTTCTCGATAGGCGGTGTCGGCTCGGCGGTGGCCATTGTTCCGGTGATGGGCTGGCTTGGCATCCCTTTGATGACAGCGAAGCCAACAGGTCTGTTTATAAACACGCTCTCGATGTTCTCCGCCACTCTAAAGAACATCAGGCACGGAAAACTTGACCACCGCTTTGGGCTTCCGATTTTAATCGTTGCAACCATAATGGCCCCGTTCGGAGCTTACGCGGGCAAGTTTATTCCCAGAGTATACGTCCTGTGGGTTTTCGTGGCCTTTTTGCTGTATTCAGGCACGATGATGATTTTCTTCAAGCCCAAAAGAAGGGGAAGCGGCGGAAACCACATCGTCGAGGGCTCGTTAATTGGAGGAATAGCAGGATTCCTCGGCGGTCTCCTCGGTGTTGGTGGGGGCGGTATAATCAGCCCCGCTCTCATAATGCTCGGCTATGAGCCGAAAAAAGTCGCGGCAACTACGGCGTTGGTTGTGTTCTTTTCATCCCTCAGCGGGTTCCTAACCTACTGGGGAATGGGGACGTTAGACTGGGAACTGCTCCTCTGGGTCTCCGTTCCTGCAATAGCCGGGGGCTGGCTCGGAACCCACCTGATGCACTTTAAGATGAGCTCGGAGCAGGTAAAGAAGGCGATAGGGCTCATAATGTACCTCATAGCCCTCAAAACGCTTCTCGTGGCCATGGGTTGA
- a CDS encoding universal stress protein, translated as MFRKILFPTDFSEGAYRAAKQFEKANNMPVGEVVLLHVIDEGTLEDLLNGYSLLYNDEELELEAIKEELFKKTMERLQAKVEDVKKTFGTENVKTLVRFGLPWEEIVKVADEEDVSLILLPSHGKLGFSHELLGSTTVRVLRKTKRPVLVIKTHPECGGDEE; from the coding sequence ATGTTTAGGAAAATACTTTTCCCAACGGATTTCAGCGAGGGAGCGTACAGGGCGGCAAAGCAATTCGAGAAGGCCAACAACATGCCAGTTGGGGAGGTTGTTCTCCTTCACGTGATAGATGAGGGGACCCTTGAGGACCTCCTCAACGGCTACTCACTCCTCTATAACGACGAGGAGCTGGAACTCGAAGCAATCAAAGAGGAACTGTTCAAGAAAACCATGGAGAGGCTCCAGGCCAAGGTCGAGGACGTGAAGAAGACGTTCGGCACCGAAAACGTGAAAACCCTGGTCAGGTTCGGCCTCCCATGGGAGGAAATCGTCAAGGTCGCCGATGAGGAGGACGTGTCGCTCATACTCCTGCCCAGTCACGGGAAGCTCGGCTTCTCGCATGAGCTCCTCGGCTCCACAACGGTTCGCGTACTGAGAAAAACGAAGAGGCCCGTCCTCGTGATAAAAACGCACCCCGAGTGCGGAGGTGATGAGGAATGA
- a CDS encoding ATP-binding cassette domain-containing protein — protein sequence MLCLRNVEYANDERKILHSVNMAFRNGITYSILGPNGAGKSTIARILMGELKPTSGEVLLDEEDITGLSVTERAKLGISMVWQEPARYEGITVRDYLILGGKLRIDRDEIREALELVGLPYELYARRFVDKSLSGGERKRIELASLILLKPRYAILDEPDSGLDITAGELIERVLDYFQRCGTTVILITHHEEIAAKTDFSYFICAGRLLKKGFSREVVDYYRRTCGRCLLTGMVEDDDKN from the coding sequence ATGCTGTGCCTGAGGAACGTCGAATACGCAAATGACGAAAGGAAAATCCTCCACTCAGTAAACATGGCCTTCAGAAACGGTATTACCTACTCGATACTTGGCCCCAACGGTGCGGGAAAATCGACAATAGCCCGTATTTTAATGGGAGAGCTCAAACCCACTTCGGGAGAAGTTCTCCTAGATGAGGAGGACATAACCGGACTGAGCGTTACGGAGAGGGCAAAGCTAGGGATAAGTATGGTATGGCAGGAACCGGCCCGATACGAAGGCATAACGGTGAGGGACTACCTTATCCTCGGCGGGAAGCTCAGAATTGATAGGGATGAGATACGGGAAGCCCTCGAACTCGTTGGCCTGCCCTACGAGCTCTATGCCCGCCGTTTTGTGGACAAAAGTTTAAGCGGCGGTGAAAGGAAGAGGATAGAGCTTGCATCACTCATCCTCCTGAAACCGAGGTATGCCATCCTCGACGAACCTGACTCAGGCCTCGATATAACGGCCGGAGAGCTGATAGAGCGTGTTCTCGACTACTTCCAGAGGTGCGGCACCACAGTGATACTCATCACCCACCACGAGGAGATAGCGGCCAAAACGGACTTCTCATACTTCATCTGCGCGGGCAGACTGCTGAAGAAGGGCTTTTCGCGAGAGGTTGTTGATTACTACAGGAGAACCTGTGGAAGATGCCTTTTAACGGGGATGGTGGAGGATGACGATAAAAATTGA
- the tdt gene encoding TDT family transporter, producing the protein MKVSIKEFAPSWFASVMGTGALALASKAYSSRLPALDGLAEFLVYFNTLLFLVLLIPWLLRWMKHTENALKDLKHPVVCHFYGTIAVAMLVLSADYLFILKRTAIAKAFWIPGAVLTIFFALLIPYLMFVEKEIDLKSVTPAWFIPPVGLIVIPMSGAALISSFSGTAKEVAYAVNYFAWGAGFFLYLGLFAIVFFRFIRHEPMPCGMAPAVWINLGPIGAGTSTLYALVKASEFLTVKEPFFAFGLILWGFGVWWLAMAIIMTIYYIRKLNLPYSLAWWAFIFPLGAYVGATHNVGTAFGIGVIDGFGFALYWLLLTIWLVTGLKTVKHVLLE; encoded by the coding sequence ATGAAAGTGAGCATAAAGGAGTTCGCACCGAGCTGGTTCGCGAGCGTTATGGGAACAGGGGCCCTCGCTTTGGCCAGCAAAGCGTATTCATCGAGGCTTCCGGCATTGGACGGATTGGCAGAGTTCCTCGTTTACTTCAACACTCTCCTGTTCCTCGTCCTTTTAATCCCCTGGCTCCTCAGGTGGATGAAGCACACGGAAAACGCACTGAAAGACCTCAAGCATCCTGTTGTGTGTCACTTCTACGGAACGATAGCGGTGGCCATGCTCGTCCTCTCGGCGGATTACCTTTTCATACTCAAGAGGACTGCAATAGCGAAGGCGTTCTGGATTCCGGGGGCAGTCCTAACGATATTCTTCGCCCTGCTCATCCCCTACCTGATGTTCGTGGAGAAGGAGATAGACCTCAAGTCCGTTACCCCTGCCTGGTTCATTCCCCCGGTCGGCTTAATTGTGATCCCCATGAGCGGTGCGGCGTTGATATCAAGCTTCTCCGGAACTGCCAAGGAGGTTGCCTACGCGGTTAACTACTTCGCCTGGGGTGCGGGCTTCTTCCTCTACCTCGGCCTCTTCGCGATAGTGTTTTTCCGCTTCATAAGGCACGAGCCGATGCCCTGCGGTATGGCCCCAGCAGTGTGGATAAACCTCGGTCCGATAGGGGCAGGAACTTCAACGCTCTACGCGCTCGTTAAAGCCAGCGAGTTTCTGACGGTTAAAGAACCGTTTTTCGCCTTCGGTCTAATCCTCTGGGGCTTCGGTGTCTGGTGGCTGGCGATGGCCATCATAATGACCATTTACTACATCAGGAAGCTCAACCTGCCCTACAGCCTCGCCTGGTGGGCCTTCATCTTCCCGCTCGGGGCCTACGTGGGCGCGACCCACAACGTTGGCACGGCCTTCGGGATAGGAGTCATAGACGGCTTCGGCTTCGCCCTCTACTGGCTTCTTCTTACCATATGGCTGGTGACCGGTTTGAAAACCGTAAAACACGTGCTCCTCGAATGA
- a CDS encoding helix-turn-helix domain-containing protein yields MVKVPKWMMGDMASLKNLMMTLKPLMVEPRRSIIKILSGGVKGTNEIYKALQERGLNMPRSTLYYHLSALEDMGIIEMAGYREVGGGAPEKLWKLKVRRIGIDLVTGEIFKE; encoded by the coding sequence GTGGTGAAGGTGCCGAAGTGGATGATGGGCGACATGGCCAGTTTGAAAAACCTCATGATGACCCTCAAGCCTTTGATGGTCGAACCGAGGCGGAGCATCATAAAAATCCTGAGTGGGGGCGTCAAGGGGACGAACGAGATATACAAGGCCCTCCAGGAAAGGGGCCTCAACATGCCCCGCTCAACGCTCTACTACCACCTCTCGGCCCTCGAGGACATGGGGATAATCGAGATGGCCGGTTATAGAGAGGTGGGCGGGGGAGCGCCCGAAAAGCTCTGGAAACTCAAGGTTAGGAGGATAGGGATAGACCTAGTTACCGGAGAGATATTCAAGGAATGA
- a CDS encoding flavodoxin family protein, with protein sequence MKTLVVFYSRSETTKRVAQEVARAFNADIDEVIDKKPRKGILGFLIAGYDATRGKTTEIEFEKDPSSYDLVVIGTPVWNGRVTPAIRTYLLQNREKIRNAAFFCTCAGRPGKCLEQMEGILGKRPVLRKVLMKKRLKEGIKEFVEGLKTLSGS encoded by the coding sequence ATGAAAACGCTCGTTGTCTTCTACTCGCGGAGCGAGACGACTAAAAGGGTTGCTCAAGAAGTTGCCAGAGCCTTCAACGCGGATATTGACGAAGTCATAGACAAAAAGCCCCGTAAGGGGATTCTTGGCTTCCTCATAGCCGGCTATGACGCGACGAGAGGTAAAACCACAGAGATAGAGTTTGAGAAAGATCCTTCCAGCTACGACCTCGTGGTCATTGGAACCCCCGTCTGGAACGGTCGCGTGACTCCTGCCATAAGGACTTATCTACTCCAGAACAGAGAGAAGATTAGAAACGCAGCCTTTTTCTGCACGTGCGCTGGGAGGCCCGGAAAGTGTCTTGAGCAGATGGAGGGAATCCTTGGCAAGAGGCCCGTCCTCAGGAAGGTCCTAATGAAAAAAAGGCTGAAGGAAGGGATAAAGGAATTTGTTGAGGGGCTGAAGACCCTAAGTGGTTCTTGA